In Phycisphaerae bacterium, the following proteins share a genomic window:
- a CDS encoding DUF2961 domain-containing protein — protein MKPTSMKALLALAMTTVWFSSAIAAIDTESLLNEMTDLRRLATLPEPPYVTKQFSSWDRASKSHSDFQGYFANGDCGQYLRIEDKDGRKEHVMMDTPGPGAIVRIWSANPKGTLRIYLDKADKPAIETPMTKLLGGEVPGFPKPIAGERSRGWNLYFPIAYAKHCKVTSDEGGFYYHVNYRTWPAGTEVKTFTMEDTQRLADKIKDVADRLSNPRQGGGPPDERTKSPFEVSLAPDKEAVLWEMEGPKAICGFLVRLDAGDLDAAARQIVLYMSFHGDKKDEKTGQPVLEKTVESPIGDFFGTAPGLTPYDSLPLGITKDKPQDLWCHWWMPFNKKAVIRIKNLGEQEVRVSGAVAVMPWEWNDKSLLFHAKWRIEKNLPSRPMTDWGHLACSGHGRFVGGSLHIINPVKDWWGEGDEKIYVDGETFPSHFGTGTEDYYGYAWCCNERFVHAYHNQPRCDGPGNFGNTSVNRFHIIDDIPFTKSFKFDIENWHWNPVCDTTRAAISYWYAKSGCWDDWFFGPITRDDVKIEPMPVLPINKVPGAIEGETMEVVEKTGATSTQELGGWSSENHLWWTQGKPGDKLTLAFQAKEAGSKHVIVRLTKAVDYGIVQLYVNGQKAGDPIDLFQADGVGRTDELDLGTFDLKEGRNLLTAEIVGANSKAKKDYMFGLDYLLLK, from the coding sequence ATGAAACCCACATCCATGAAAGCCTTACTGGCACTCGCAATGACGACCGTGTGGTTCTCGTCGGCCATCGCCGCGATCGATACCGAATCGCTGCTCAACGAGATGACCGACCTGAGACGATTGGCAACCCTGCCCGAACCGCCGTATGTCACAAAGCAGTTCTCGAGTTGGGACCGAGCCTCCAAGAGCCACAGCGACTTCCAGGGTTACTTCGCCAACGGCGACTGCGGCCAATACCTGCGAATCGAGGACAAGGACGGTCGCAAGGAGCACGTCATGATGGACACCCCCGGCCCCGGAGCAATCGTTCGCATCTGGTCAGCCAATCCCAAGGGCACCCTGCGGATCTACCTCGACAAGGCCGACAAGCCGGCTATCGAGACCCCGATGACCAAACTGCTGGGCGGCGAAGTGCCCGGCTTTCCCAAGCCGATTGCCGGGGAGCGGTCGCGCGGGTGGAACCTCTACTTCCCCATCGCCTACGCCAAACACTGCAAGGTGACCAGCGACGAAGGCGGCTTTTACTATCACGTCAACTACCGCACCTGGCCGGCCGGCACCGAGGTCAAGACCTTCACCATGGAAGACACCCAGAGACTCGCCGACAAGATTAAGGATGTGGCCGACAGGTTGTCCAACCCCCGCCAGGGCGGGGGCCCACCGGACGAGCGAACCAAGAGCCCCTTCGAGGTCAGCCTCGCTCCCGATAAAGAGGCCGTACTCTGGGAGATGGAGGGCCCGAAGGCCATCTGCGGCTTCCTCGTCCGCCTCGATGCCGGTGATCTCGACGCCGCCGCCCGCCAGATTGTCCTCTACATGAGTTTCCATGGCGACAAAAAAGATGAAAAGACCGGCCAGCCTGTCCTCGAAAAGACCGTCGAATCCCCCATCGGCGACTTCTTCGGCACCGCACCCGGCCTGACGCCCTACGATTCGCTGCCGCTGGGCATTACCAAGGACAAGCCGCAGGACCTCTGGTGCCATTGGTGGATGCCGTTCAACAAGAAGGCGGTCATCAGGATCAAGAACCTCGGCGAGCAGGAAGTCCGCGTGTCCGGCGCGGTCGCCGTGATGCCCTGGGAGTGGAACGACAAGAGCTTGCTCTTCCACGCCAAATGGCGGATCGAGAAGAACCTTCCCAGCCGGCCGATGACCGACTGGGGCCACCTGGCTTGCAGCGGCCACGGCCGTTTCGTCGGCGGCTCACTGCACATCATCAACCCGGTAAAGGATTGGTGGGGCGAGGGCGATGAGAAGATCTATGTCGACGGGGAGACGTTTCCCAGCCATTTCGGCACCGGGACCGAGGATTACTACGGCTACGCCTGGTGCTGCAATGAGCGGTTCGTCCACGCCTACCACAATCAGCCGCGATGCGACGGCCCGGGCAACTTCGGCAACACCAGCGTGAACCGGTTCCACATCATCGATGACATTCCATTCACCAAGTCGTTCAAGTTCGACATCGAGAACTGGCACTGGAACCCGGTTTGTGACACGACGCGGGCCGCGATCAGCTACTGGTACGCCAAGTCGGGCTGCTGGGACGACTGGTTCTTCGGCCCGATCACCAGGGACGACGTCAAGATCGAACCCATGCCCGTCCTGCCGATCAACAAGGTGCCGGGCGCGATCGAAGGCGAAACAATGGAGGTGGTCGAGAAAACCGGCGCCACCAGCACGCAGGAACTGGGTGGATGGAGCAGTGAAAACCATCTGTGGTGGACCCAGGGCAAACCCGGCGACAAATTGACGCTGGCGTTCCAGGCCAAAGAGGCCGGCAGCAAACACGTGATCGTCCGGCTGACCAAAGCCGTCGATTACGGCATTGTTCAGCTTTACGTCAACGGTCAGAAGGCCGGCGACCCCATCGACCTCTTTCAGGCCGACGGCGTGGGCCGGACCGATGAGCTGGACCTCGGAACGTTTGACCTCAAGGAAGGCCGAAACCTCCTGACGGCGGAAATCGTCGGAGCCAACAGCAAGGCCAAGAAGGATTACATGTTCGGCCTCGACTACCTGTTGCTGAAGTAA
- a CDS encoding PEGA domain-containing protein → MMDRLGWRPALLGLAIMMPAVSGCVRRTMTINTAPQGARVILNDQEVGTSPVSIDFTWYGDYSVILEKEGYKTLQTNQFVVTPWYQTPGVDFFAEVLWPFPIHDKREYTFELEPAGEPISRDDLLKNAEEFRDRAIFGED, encoded by the coding sequence ATGATGGACCGACTCGGTTGGCGGCCGGCCCTGCTTGGCCTGGCAATCATGATGCCGGCCGTTTCCGGCTGTGTACGCCGGACCATGACCATCAACACCGCACCACAGGGAGCCCGCGTCATCCTGAACGATCAGGAAGTCGGCACCTCGCCGGTGAGCATCGATTTCACCTGGTACGGCGACTACAGTGTCATTCTCGAAAAAGAAGGCTACAAGACGCTTCAGACAAACCAGTTCGTGGTGACGCCGTGGTACCAGACTCCGGGTGTCGATTTCTTTGCGGAAGTGCTCTGGCCTTTTCCCATCCACGACAAGCGAGAATACACCTTTGAGCTCGAACCGGCCGGCGAGCCGATTTCCCGGGACGATCTCTTGAAAAACGCCGAGGAGTTCCGCGACCGAGCCATTTTTGGGGAAGATTGA
- a CDS encoding metallophosphoesterase produces MKIGILSDTHDRLPAIARALELFRQRQVEAVVHAGDLVAPFAARSMQSWSGPLHVIYGNNDGERDGLKRTLPQIRDGPLWIETGGKRILVHHYLDWCTPHDVERADVIITGHTHEVVNERQGDRLLLNPGECCGWLSGRCTVAILDTNSLSAEIVEVTP; encoded by the coding sequence ATGAAGATAGGCATTTTGTCCGATACTCATGACCGACTGCCCGCCATTGCCCGGGCACTCGAACTCTTCCGGCAGCGGCAGGTCGAGGCTGTAGTCCATGCCGGTGACCTCGTGGCTCCTTTTGCAGCCCGCAGCATGCAGTCCTGGAGCGGGCCGCTGCACGTGATCTACGGGAACAACGACGGTGAGCGTGACGGCCTGAAGCGGACGCTTCCGCAGATCCGGGACGGGCCTCTCTGGATCGAGACGGGGGGAAAGCGTATCCTCGTGCATCACTACCTTGATTGGTGTACGCCCCACGATGTGGAGCGGGCTGATGTCATCATCACGGGGCACACCCATGAGGTGGTCAATGAAAGGCAAGGCGACAGGTTGTTACTCAACCCTGGGGAGTGCTGCGGATGGCTGTCCGGAAGGTGCACGGTGGCGATCCTGGACACCAACAGCCTCTCCGCTGAGATTGTCGAGGTGACTCCATGA